One window of Abyssibacter profundi genomic DNA carries:
- a CDS encoding DUF2288 domain-containing protein: MTFEEHRAELATQTAKMPWRELQRFFASGQAIAVAAGLDLVEVAARVAMDDKTAVEQWIGQNTLGPVTDEQASDWYEADALLWTVVVKPWVLVQPLPETARDK; this comes from the coding sequence ATGACCTTTGAAGAACACCGGGCCGAACTGGCCACACAAACCGCGAAGATGCCCTGGCGTGAACTCCAGCGCTTTTTCGCCTCTGGCCAGGCCATTGCCGTGGCGGCCGGCCTCGACCTGGTCGAGGTCGCCGCCCGTGTTGCCATGGATGACAAGACCGCGGTCGAGCAGTGGATCGGGCAGAACACGCTCGGCCCGGTGACCGACGAGCAGGCGAGCGACTGGTACGAGGCCGATGCACTGCTCTGGACCGTGGTGGTCAAACCCTGGGTTCTGGTCCAGCCGCTGCCCGAGACCGCTCGCGATAAATAG
- a CDS encoding HNH endonuclease, producing the protein MNDVHNHPLILKLDVGGIPLDWVHWEYAATLYCNEKVAWEGGGERITIQGGINRETGRRSSLELDTIIAVNDKRGGRLMSLVPPLSNRALFHRDGHLCMYCGGRFKHSELTRDHVIPTSRGGPDDWTNCVTACGACNRQKSNRTPEEAGQPLLAIPYAPNRAEYLILSNRRILGDQQAFLEQFVTRRDRGAPSAA; encoded by the coding sequence GTGAACGACGTGCACAACCATCCACTGATCCTCAAGCTGGACGTCGGCGGCATTCCGCTGGACTGGGTGCACTGGGAATACGCCGCCACGCTGTACTGCAACGAAAAAGTGGCCTGGGAAGGCGGCGGCGAGCGCATCACCATCCAGGGGGGCATCAACCGTGAGACCGGGCGGCGCTCCTCTCTGGAACTGGACACCATCATCGCGGTGAACGACAAGCGCGGCGGCCGGCTGATGTCGCTGGTTCCACCGCTAAGCAACCGCGCCCTGTTTCATCGTGACGGACACCTGTGCATGTATTGCGGCGGGCGGTTCAAGCATTCCGAGCTGACGCGCGATCACGTCATCCCGACGTCGCGCGGCGGCCCGGACGACTGGACCAACTGCGTCACCGCCTGTGGGGCCTGCAACCGGCAGAAAAGCAATCGGACTCCGGAAGAAGCCGGTCAACCGCTATTGGCCATTCCCTATGCGCCGAACCGGGCCGAATATCTCATCCTCTCGAATCGCCGCATTCTTGGTGATCAGCAGGCGTTTCTGGAACAGTTCGTGACCCGCCGCGATCGCGGCGCGCCTTCGGCGGCCTGA